The Candidozyma auris chromosome 1, complete sequence genome includes a region encoding these proteins:
- a CDS encoding M28 family metallopeptidase, with amino-acid sequence MEKQLFDLNPRPSLLQRVARLTVAALVFIVLVSKLNWLEEAENTKDPKEVVLQSLETNHARNWSRIYTAEKHLAGTNYGLVEFTRSKFAEYGAKATVDDYHVLLSYPEDHSLSLMDKHGNVEFKASLREDEVKEDPTSVGNDTVPTFLGYAANGNVTAQYVYVNYGTIDDFLWMEENGVSVKGKIVIARYGRINRGIKVKFAQDFGAEGILIYSDPADDGDITTANGYKSYPHGPARQESSVQRGSVMFLGALDATPGDPTTPGYASKKGAKREDPHNSICKIPALPVSYKEVKPLLAKLNGHGKNVPESWKGTLEGVDYSTGPHPSATLNLYNKQEYKITPIWNVYGEFEGKNKDEAIVIGNHRDAWIKGGAGDPNSGSSVLIEIARALGDLKQSGFEFERTIILKSWDGEEYGLIGSTEFGEYAAKRLQKNVVAYINTDVAVQGSLLSLGASPVLNKVLRKVAKWLPYPGKDDISLYDHFVKEKGDIIRNLGSGSDYTVFLEHLGIPSADISFKSGKKDPIYHYHSNYDSFHWMDEFGDPGFVFHNLAAKYLALLALELSQHKVIEFSLHDYAKDLLFYFELAKDTIPKDWLDRKVSPHLMAEYIARDHKNDAAIDRASQNLYAENTDVVFPEFLLPFQCRHMRRMMKEHEHHKTVTLGEIVNHTQQQLEQLKEKTSSFDYASAKLQRRYNDRRDLHWWQRVKLHFRIKHQNKLIQYFERNFLHEEGLHRRPWFKHIVFAVGRYAGYAGQTWPGIREAVEDEDFNGTVKWLGIAARAARRVSLGLHVA; translated from the coding sequence ATGGAGAAGCAGCTTTTCGACCTAAACCCTCGGCCAAGTTTACTTCAGCGGGTAGCCAGGCTCACAGTTGCTGCTCTCGTTTTCATAGTCTTGGTATCCAAGCTCAACTGGCTTGAGGAAGCTGAAAACACTAAGGACCCAAAGGAAGTCGTATTGCAGTCGCTAGAGACGAACCACGCTCGCAATTGGTCAAGAATATACACCGCAGAGAAGCATTTGGCAGGAACAAATTATGGGTTGGTGGAGTTTACTCGAAGCAAGTTTGCTGAATACGGTGCTAAAGCGACCGTAGACGACTACCATGTGCTTTTGAGCTACCCTGAGGATCACTCTTTGTCGTTAATGGATAAGCACGGAAATGTGGAGTTCAAGGCATCCTTGAGAGAGGATGAGGTCAAAGAGGACCCCACTTCTGTTGGGAATGACACTGTGCCCACGTTCTTGGGCTATGCAGCTAATGGCAATGTGACTGCTCAGTATGTGTATGTGAACTACGGCACCATTGACGATTTCTTATGGATGGAGGAAAACGGGGTTTCAGTAAAAGGGAAAATTGTCATTGCTCGTTACGGACGAATCAATCGTGGCATTAAAGTCAAGTTTGCACAAGACTTCGGTGCTGAGGGAATATTGATTTATAGTGATCCGGCTGACGATGGTGACATCACCACAGCTAATGGCTACAAGCTGTACCCACATGGCCCAGCTAGACAGGAAAGCTCGGTTCAGAGAGGCAGTGTGATGTTCTTGGGTGCTTTGGATGCTACTCCTGGAGACCCAACAACACCAGGATACGCATCTAAGAAGGGAGCTAAACGAGAGGATCCGCATAATAGTATTTGCAAGATTCCTGCTCTCCCAGTGTCTTACAAAGAAGTCAAACCTCTCTTGGCAAAGTTGAATGGTCACGGAAAGAATGTGCCAGAGTCTTGGAAGGGTACATTGGAGGGTGTAGACTACAGCACAGGTCCACATCCAAGCGCAACGCTAAACCTATACAATAAGCAAGAGTACAAGATTACTCCGATTTGGAATGTCTACGGGGAATTTGAAGGTAAAAACAAAGATGAGGCTATTGTGATTGGTAACCATAGAGACGCTTGGATCAAAGGCGGAGCTGGAGATCCTAACTCGGGATCCTCGGTACTTATTGAAATAGCTAGGGCTTTGGGCGATTTAAAGCAATCTGGCTTCGAGTTCGAGAGAACTATTATTCTAAAGAGCTGGGATGGGGAAGAATATGGTCTCATTGGATCGACCGAATTTGGTGAGTACGCTGCAAAGAGACTACAAAAGAATGTTGTGGCGTATATCAACACCGATGTAGCTGTACAGGGCCTGCTTTTAAGCTTGGGCGCTTCTCCAGTCTTGAACAAAGTGTTGCGCAAGGTGGCTAAGTGGCTACCATATCCTGGAAAGGATGACATCTCTTTGTATGATcactttgtcaaagaaaaaggtgaCATAATCAGGAATTTGGGGTCTGGATCGGACTATACTGTATTCTTGGAACATTTAGGTATACCCTCTGCGGATATATCTTTCAAAAGTGGGAAGAAAGATCCCATCTATCACTATCACTCCAACTATGACTCGTTCCATTGGATGGATGAGTTTGGCGATCCAGGATTTGTCTTTCATAATCTCGCTGCAAAGTATCTCGCCCTCTTAGCTTTGGAGTTGTCCCAGCACAAAGTGATTGAGTTCTCACTACACGACTACGCCAAAGATTTGCTATTCTACTTTGAGCTAGCTAAGGATACCATACCCAAAGATTGGCTTGATCGAAAGGTATCTCCACATTTAATGGCAGAGTACATTGCTAGGGATCACAAGAACGATGCTGCCATTGATAGAGCATCACAAAATCTATATGCGGAGAATACTGATGTGGTTTTCCCGGAGTTTTTGTTGCCTTTCCAATGTAGGCACATGAGAAGAATGATGAAAGAACATGAGCATCATAAAACTGTCACACTTGGTGAGATCGTGAATCACACTCAGCAACAGTTGGAGCAattaaaagaaaaaacacTGTCGTTTGATTATGCAAGTGCAAAGTTGCAAAGACGATACAACGACAGAAGGGACCTTCATTGGTGGCAGAGAGTAAAGCTACATTTCAGGATCAAGCACCAAAACAAGCTCATTCAGTATTTTGAGAGAAACTTTTTGCATGAGGAAGGGCTCCACAGACGACCATGGTTTAAGCATATTGTTTTCGCCGTCGGCCGCTACGCCGGATACGCTGGTCAGACTTGGCCGGGCATAAGAGAGGCGgttgaggatgaagatttCAACGGTACTGTCAAGTGGCTCGGAATTGCTGCAAGAGCTGCCAGAAGGGTCTCCTTGGGATTGCACGTTGCATAA
- a CDS encoding aldehyde dehydrogenase family protein, which yields MSAKINLYNNTSIDLPTGLFINNEFRPSSNGSTFTTPNPATGEDLVTLSAATEKDIDAAVAAAREAFENVWGKNSTPGERAEIMNKWADLIEEDIENLAQLESLDNGKPIWMARDVDIVDSIGCLRYYAGLADKIEGRTIELQEGVKVAFTRPEPIGVCGQIIPWNYPIQMFAWKVAPALAAGNTIVMKPAEQTPCSALRLAELAVKAGFPPGVLNIVNGLGAVAGSAIANHMDIDKIAFTGSTVTGRKIMASAANSNLKKVTLELGGKSPVVVFDSVDIDQTANWVCMAILFNHGQDCCAGSRLFIQDTIKDKFLEVLKRKVEEIQIGDPSDIKTFMGPLVSKAQHEKVKQYIKYGEEQGAKLLTGGSAKAVSLADKLKNGYFVTPTVFTECKKGMKIVDDEIFGPVLAVQSFTTEEEAVKLANDTAYGLGGGIFSQNASQCMRMVHAIKAGTVWCNQYMALSNAVPFGGMKQSGFGRELGIEGLKEYTQTKAVHWNYGEEIPWPLDGTNV from the coding sequence ATGTCtgccaaaatcaatttgTACAATAACACCTCCATTGACCTCCCCACCGGGttgttcatcaacaacgagTTCCGTCCCTCGAGCAACGGTTCTACCTTCACTACTCCCAACCCAGCTACTGGCGAGGATCTCGTTACCCTCAGCGCCGCTACTGAAAAGGACATCgatgctgctgttgctgctgctcgtGAAGCGTTTGAGAACGTCTGGGGCAAGAACTCGACTCCTGGCGAGAGAGCTGAAATCATGAACAAGTGGGCCGACTTGATCGAGGAGGATATCGAGAACCTTGCCCAGTTGGAGAGCTTGGACAACGGGAAACCCATCTGGATGGCTCGTGACGTTGATATCGTAGACTCCATCGGGTGTCTTCGCTACTACGCTGGTCTTGCTGACAAGATTGAGGGCCGTACTATCGAGTTACAAGAAGGGGTCAAGGTAGCCTTCACCCGACCAGAGCCCATTGGTGTTTGCGGCCAGATCATCCCATGGAACTACCCGATCCAGATGTTTGCGTGGAAAGTTGCTCCTGCGCTTGCTGCCGGTAACACCATTGTCATGAAGCCTGCTGAGCAAACTCCTTGTAGTGCACTTCGTTTGGCTGAGTTGGCAGTGAAAGCTGGCTTTCCTCCAGGTGTGTTGAATATAGTCAATGGTCTCGGTGCTGTGGCGGGAAGTGCCATTGCCAACCACATGGACATCGACAAGATCGCCTTTACCGGCTCTACTGTCACTGGGCGCAAGATCATGGCTTCTGCTGCTAACAgtaacttgaagaaggtcaCGCTCGAGCTCGGAGGTAAGTCTCCAGTGGTGGTGTTCGACAGCGTTGACATCGACCAGACCGCCAACTGGGTGTGTATGGCTATTTTGTTTAACCATGGTCAGGACTGCTGTGCTGGGTCACGTCTCTTCATTCAGGACAccatcaaggacaagttcttggaggTTCTCAAGCGCAAAGTGGAGGAGATCCAGATTGGCGATCCAAGCGACATAAAGACATTCATGGGCCCCCTTGTGTCGAAGGCTCAGCACGAGAAGGTCAAGCAGTATATTAAATACGGTGAGGAACAGGGCGCCAAGTTGCTTACTGGAGGCTCAGCCAAGGCAGTCAGCTTGGCTGATAAATTAAAGAATGGTTACTTTGTGACCCCAACTGTGTTCACTGAATGCAAGAAGGGCATGAAAATCGTTGACGACGAAATCTTTGGTCCCGTTCTTGCGGTGCAGAGCTTCACCACCGAGGAGGAGGCAGTCAAGTTGGCTAATGACACTGCCTACGGTCTCGGCGGTGGTATTTTCTCTCAAAACGCTTCCCAGTGTATGAGAATGGTCCACGCAATCAAGGCTGGTACCGTGTGGTGCAACCAATACATGGCATTGAGCAATGCTGTTCCATTTGGAGGCATGAAGCAGTCCGGTTTCGGCCGTGAGTTGGGTATCGAGGGCTTGAAGGAATACACCCAGACCAAGGCTGTTCATTGGAACTATGGTGAGGAGATCCCATGGCCTCTCGATGGTACAAACGTATGA